From the Ciona intestinalis unplaced genomic scaffold, KH HT000129.2, whole genome shotgun sequence genome, one window contains:
- the LOC100186454 gene encoding WD repeat-containing protein 36-like produces MFQVFFKCNMGNQSKIFEGFKALGLHSSHIRHVIRLHRRLNDFYVIVPVGKVFHTYNCSKLGICYVSNSHPQDIECIAVDSFLVYTGCQNVVRVFEYNTQIKYTLEGHTSDVHLIHPLGKHLISVDKSNCVKIWHVQTGEQYLNIEFSSSVFEITTLVHPSTYVNKVLFGSKQGLLQLWNVSRNKMLYEFGPWKDSRITCLEQSSAVDIIGVGTETGDILLLNLKTGDVLMKFMQDYGPVTCISFLTDGSSTMATGTVSGHICLWDLEEKILKGLMSNAHAASVAGLTFIPSQPLMVTNAADNTIKIWAFDTEDGMGRLLRERSGHYGPPVKVRFHDETSVISSGYDSTIRLFSCVHSSKDKNFGQASMNRAQAKKKGIRIDDKKLPPVVEFCVERARESQWDGLVAVHYRHPLATSWNVKCSRMGSHKFLHDRFKTAGKGEKKLVSFKNHHVTSVALTACGNFTLIGYSTGHLDMYNIQSGIHRGTYVDKSLGKTAGDKAHSASVVGVAVDALNQITVTAGNEKCFKFWRFKENTILDKLELDCVPSQINLHRDSGMVAVACNDFSVKVVDIDTRKVVRNFTHHTGVINDLCWSSDARWLITASSDCTVRTWDLPSATLIDCFAVDNAVTSLNLSPNCDMLATSHVDDLGVYIWSNRYLYSHISLQPLPLDYEPDDAVDLPLTIPLPVSEVAETPDEEKQANEDIKCEQLESNLITLACLPQSRWANLLQLDVIKQRNKPKEAPKVPKSAPFFLPTASALVPSFITDPDVKDTDSSKITSLKSIENFSEFAAILNNCSSIENYSSALEYLKKQGPSAIDTALRSLDPFCGGSNALLEIFLDFVEEIFISRRDFEAIQAYFGLFLKIHADTLASIPGVESKLERILKRQEEDRKEISYLLNQAMCVTNFIKSAGI; encoded by the coding sequence ATGTTTCAGGTGTTTTTCAAATGTAATATGGGAAATCAATCCAAAATATTCGAGGGTTTTAAAGCCTTAGGATTACATTCTTCTCATATTCGACATGTTATACGACTACACAGAAGATTGAATGACTTCTATGTGATTGTACCTGTTGGGAAAGTTTTCCACACCTACAACTGCTCAAAATTGGGAATATGTTACGTTAGCAACAGTCACCCACAAGATATTGAATGTATTGCTGTTGATTCATTCCTTGTTTACACTGGATGTCAGAATGTAGTGAGAGTATTTGAATACAATACTCAGATCAAATATACACTTGAAGGCCACACAAGTGATGTACATTTGATACATCCTTTAGGCAAGCACCTCATTTCAGTTGATAAGTCAAATTGTGTCAAGATATGGCATGTACAAACTGGTGAACAATATCTTAACATAGAATTTTCATCATCCGTGTTTGAAATAACTACCTTGGTTCATCCAAGTACTTATGTGAACAAAGTTctgtttggtagtaagcaaggATTGTTGCAGTTGTGGAATGTTTCAAGGAATAAAATGCTGTATGAGTTTGGACCTTGGAAAGACTCTCGTATCACATGCCTTGAGCAAAGTTCTGCAGTGGATATTATAGGGGTGGGAACAGAAACAGGTGATATCTTGTTACTTAACTTAAAAACCGGAGATGTTTTAATGAAGTTTATGCAAGACTATGGACCAGTTACTTGCATAAGCTTTTTGACTGATGGTTCAAGCACTATGGCTACTGGGACAGTATCGGGTCATATTTGCTTGTGGGATTTGGAGGAAAAGATCCTGAAAGGGTTAATGTCTAATGCTCATGCTGCTAGTGTTGCTGGTTTGACGTTCATTCCATCACAGCCTTTAATGGTGACAAATGCTGCGGATAATACTATTAAAATCTGGGCCTTTGATACAGAGGATGGTATGGGGCGTTTGTTGAGGGAGAGATCGGGCCATTATGGTCCCCCAGTCAAAGTTCGTTTTCACGATGAGACATCTGTTATTTCATCAGGTTATGACTCAACAATTCGATTATTTTCATGTGTACATAGCAGTAAAGATAAAAACTTCGGCCAAGCTTCAATGAATCGAGCACAAGCAAAGAAGAAGGGTATTCGAATTGATGACAAGAAACTGCCTCCTGTAGTTGAGTTTTGTGTTGAACGGGCAAGAGAAAGTCAATGGGATGGACTTGTAGCTGTTCACTACCGGCACCCACTTGCCACAAGTTGGAACGTCAAGTGCAGTCGCATGGGGTCTCATAAGTTCCTTCATGACAGGTTTAAAACTGCTGGAAAAGGTGAAAAGAAGTTGGTGTCGTTTAAAAATCACCATGTTACAAGCGTAGCGCTTACAGCTTGTGGGAATTTTACTCTGATTGGATATAGCACCGGTCACCTTGATATGTACAACATACAATCTGGTATTCATCGTGGCACTTATGTTGATAAAAGTTTAGGGAAAACTGCTGGTGACAAAGCACATTCTGCATCTGTGGTTGGGGTAGCTGTGGATGCTCTGAACCAAATAACTGTGACTGCTGGAaacgaaaaatgttttaagttttggaGATTTAAGGAGAACACGATTCTGGATAAATTGGAGTTGGATTGTGTTCCTTCGCAAATTAACTTGCATAGAGACAGTGGAATGGTAGCGGTTGCATGTAATGATTTTTCCGTCAAAGTGGTTGATATTGATACAAGAAAAGTTGTACGAAACTTTACTCACCATACTGGTGTGATTAATGATCTATGTTGGAGCAGTGATGCAAGATGGCTGATCACTGCATCCAGTGATTGCACAGTAAGAACGTGGGATTTACCATCTGCTACTCTTATAGACTGCTTTGCCGTTGATAATGCAGTCACCAGTTTAAATTTGTCTCCCAACTGTGACATGCTGGCAACATCCCATGTAGATGATCTTGGTGTTTACATTTGGTCAAATAGATATTTGTATTCTCATATTTCACTTCAGCCATTGCCATTGGACTATGAGCCAGATGATGCGGTGGATCTCCCCCTCACAATTCCTCTCCCTGTTTCAGAGGTTGCGGAAACTCCTGATGAAGAAAAGCAAGCAAATGAAGACATAAAGTGTGAACAACTTGAAAGTAATCTAATCACTCTTGCTTGTCTCCCTCAGTCACGATGGGCAAATCTTCTTCAACTTGATGTTATAAAGCAAAGAAACAAGCCGAAAGAAGCCCCAAAAGTCCCTAAATCTGCTCCATTCTTTCTCCCAACAGCTTCTGCACTCGTCCCAAGCTTTATTACTGATCCGGATGTAAAAGACACCGATTCTTCGAAGATCACATCACTAAAATCTATTGAGAACTTTTCAGAATTTGCagccattttaaacaattgcaGTTCAATTGAAAATTACAGCTCAGCTTTGgaatacttaaaaaaacaaggtcCATCCGCCATAGACACTGCGTTACGCTCATTAGACCCCTTTTGTGGTGGTTCAAATGCTTTACTTGAGATCTTTTTAGATTTCGTTgaagaaatttttatttctcgACGCGATTTTGAGGCAATCCAAGCCTATTTCggactgtttttaaaaattcatgcCGACACACTTGCCTCAATACCTGGGGTAGAGTCTAAACTAGAACGAATCCTTAAGAGGCAAGAAGAAGACCGAAAAGAAATTTCATACTTATTAAACCAAGCGATGTgtgtaacaaattttataaaatctgcTGGAATTTAA